In Lysinibacillus sp. FSL M8-0337, the following proteins share a genomic window:
- a CDS encoding ABC transporter ATP-binding protein — protein MESLLSVKQLKTAFETEYGKVVSVDDVSFDVKKSETLAIVGESGSGKSVTALSIMRLLGKRGSIVHGEINLEGKNLTALSDKEFQPLRGNEISMIFQEPMTALNPVFTIGHQLVETILLHTDVDKKEAKAIAQNMLDKVGIPNATRVMKQFPFSLSGGMRQRVMIAIALVCKPKLLIADEPTTALDVTVQAQIMRVMNDLCTELQTSVLLITHDLGVVAEMADRVIVMYAGQVVEEADVFTLFERPLHPYTMGLMDSIPSMDFDDKQLKAIPGTIPGRYQNIVGCRFANRCTFATAQCKKQQPPLIEVENGHKTRCFEWQKIVHKEESSHDNQN, from the coding sequence ATGGAGAGTTTGCTGAGCGTAAAACAGCTGAAAACGGCTTTCGAAACTGAATATGGAAAAGTAGTCAGTGTCGACGATGTAAGCTTTGATGTGAAAAAAAGCGAAACATTGGCGATTGTAGGAGAGTCGGGAAGCGGGAAGAGCGTAACGGCACTTTCTATTATGCGTCTATTAGGGAAGCGCGGTTCAATTGTGCATGGTGAAATTAATTTAGAAGGTAAAAACTTAACAGCACTTTCTGACAAAGAATTTCAACCGTTACGTGGAAATGAAATTTCAATGATTTTCCAAGAGCCAATGACCGCGTTAAATCCTGTTTTTACAATTGGTCATCAGCTAGTAGAGACCATCTTACTCCATACAGATGTCGATAAAAAGGAAGCAAAAGCAATTGCGCAAAATATGTTAGATAAAGTGGGTATTCCTAATGCTACACGTGTGATGAAGCAATTCCCATTTTCATTATCAGGTGGAATGCGTCAACGTGTCATGATTGCCATCGCCTTAGTATGTAAACCAAAACTATTAATTGCGGATGAACCGACAACAGCACTTGATGTCACGGTACAAGCGCAAATTATGCGCGTAATGAATGATTTATGTACTGAGTTACAAACATCTGTCTTACTTATTACACATGATTTAGGTGTTGTGGCAGAAATGGCAGATCGTGTCATCGTTATGTATGCAGGGCAAGTTGTCGAAGAAGCTGATGTTTTTACATTGTTTGAGCGACCATTACACCCGTATACAATGGGCCTAATGGATTCTATTCCATCCATGGATTTTGACGATAAACAATTAAAGGCAATACCAGGGACGATACCAGGAAGGTACCAAAATATTGTAGGCTGTCGTTTTGCAAATCGCTGCACTTTTGCAACAGCGCAATGTAAAAAACAACAACCACCATTAATTGAAGTCGAAAATGGCCATAAAACGAGATGCTTTGAATGGCAAAAGATAGTGCACAAGGAGGAGAGTAGTCATGACAATCAAAACTGA
- a CDS encoding ABC transporter substrate-binding protein, with the protein MFKNSKNFMLALLTMAVLVVLAACGNDEPSSKGKSSDKNVVNIGVTYPASNINPLQPSGLVSTYVSNLLFLPLVDLDSKLNYQPMLADSITTQDNQTFTINLNKEAKWTDGTDITTDDVIYTLQLMANPVVASNYAYMFAIVEGLDDSGYLPQGSTSISGVTKVDGDTIQIKTKKPTTLSIFQDTVGRYLLTLPKAQLEKIAVEELNASDFMQNPTVTSGPFIISKMDRSHYVEMVPNKNYFKGASSLDQLNFKVLQGNQIAAQLKSGEIDMNIPSAGVIPVSDYANVQGLNTLTSTYGEPLATQYMYINENVVADAKQRQAISYAMNRQLIIDNLLKGAGEVTDGFFPSNSPYLNEEVKPVKYDLEKAKQLLAESGWDSSKKLKLAVLSGDATLEQAANIIVENLREAGITAEIQMMDFGTIIDEIVSQKYDLAILTVSITPINPLPDISYFLGEGNPNAYHNARVNEILAALATEVDEVKIKALYGELQEITQQDVPMPSIYATTALGAVNKRVQGAKPSDFGMFINVHEWTVK; encoded by the coding sequence ATGTTCAAAAACTCGAAAAATTTTATGTTAGCGTTATTAACAATGGCAGTACTAGTGGTTTTAGCAGCATGTGGTAACGATGAACCTTCTTCTAAGGGAAAGAGCAGTGATAAAAATGTTGTCAATATCGGTGTTACGTACCCAGCTAGCAACATTAATCCATTACAACCAAGTGGATTAGTTTCTACGTATGTTTCAAATCTATTATTTTTACCATTAGTTGATTTAGATTCAAAATTAAACTATCAGCCAATGTTAGCTGATTCCATTACAACGCAAGACAATCAAACATTTACAATTAACTTAAACAAAGAAGCAAAATGGACAGATGGTACAGATATTACAACAGATGACGTCATTTACACATTGCAATTAATGGCAAACCCTGTCGTAGCGTCAAATTATGCGTATATGTTTGCGATTGTGGAAGGTTTAGATGATAGCGGTTATTTACCACAAGGTTCTACATCTATTTCAGGCGTGACAAAAGTAGATGGAGATACAATTCAAATTAAAACAAAAAAACCAACGACGTTATCGATTTTCCAAGATACAGTAGGGCGTTATTTATTAACATTACCGAAGGCACAACTAGAAAAAATTGCAGTGGAAGAGCTAAATGCAAGTGATTTTATGCAAAATCCAACCGTAACATCTGGTCCATTCATTATTTCAAAAATGGATCGTTCACATTATGTAGAAATGGTACCCAATAAAAATTACTTCAAAGGTGCTTCTTCTTTAGATCAATTAAACTTTAAGGTCTTACAAGGAAATCAAATTGCTGCTCAATTAAAAAGTGGTGAAATTGATATGAATATACCGTCTGCAGGTGTTATTCCGGTATCCGATTATGCAAATGTGCAAGGTTTAAATACATTAACATCGACTTATGGTGAGCCATTAGCTACACAATATATGTATATTAATGAAAACGTTGTAGCGGATGCGAAGCAACGTCAAGCAATTTCGTATGCGATGAACCGTCAATTAATTATTGATAACCTATTAAAAGGTGCGGGTGAAGTAACAGATGGCTTCTTCCCAAGCAACAGCCCATACTTAAATGAAGAAGTTAAACCGGTTAAATATGATTTAGAAAAAGCCAAACAATTATTAGCTGAGTCTGGATGGGATTCAAGCAAAAAGTTGAAATTAGCTGTGTTATCAGGTGATGCCACATTAGAGCAGGCTGCAAACATCATCGTAGAAAACTTACGTGAAGCAGGTATTACAGCTGAAATCCAAATGATGGATTTCGGAACAATTATTGATGAAATTGTAAGCCAGAAATATGATTTAGCGATTTTAACAGTATCCATTACACCAATTAATCCACTTCCGGATATTTCTTACTTCTTAGGGGAAGGCAATCCAAACGCTTATCACAATGCACGTGTGAATGAAATTTTAGCTGCACTAGCGACTGAAGTAGATGAAGTGAAAATAAAAGCGTTATATGGTGAATTACAAGAAATTACACAACAAGATGTACCGATGCCATCAATTTATGCAACAACAGCATTGGGAGCAGTAAATAAACGTGTTCAAGGCGCTAAACCAAGTGACTTCGGTATGTTTATTAACGTACATGAGTGGACTGTTAAATAG
- a CDS encoding DUF1684 domain-containing protein translates to MNTEQLQAWHKQRHLDVTGAQGDLTLIAMHELTSETTVKQIAGSWKPTSPTELGLTLTATVEDQLFINGVLVDGVVHIIADETVVQTTDGISAMATSQPGSMHLLAIWDENSPVLQTFSHIDAYEMNKQAIYNGKLIKDDAMIEFSHTGDAHLAARSHASIGVIEVEIGGVHYRLRPFQSGRYSIIIFRDATSGNETYSMGRMVVIEHLDDETVLLDFNKAFLPPCAFSSSFNCPMPPLSNRIQSKIEAGEKQIISLHS, encoded by the coding sequence ATGAATACTGAACAATTACAAGCTTGGCATAAGCAACGCCATTTGGATGTAACGGGTGCACAAGGCGATTTAACTTTAATCGCAATGCACGAGTTAACAAGTGAAACAACAGTAAAACAAATTGCTGGAAGCTGGAAGCCGACAAGTCCAACTGAACTAGGGCTAACATTAACGGCAACTGTTGAAGACCAATTATTCATTAACGGCGTGCTAGTGGATGGTGTGGTGCATATAATTGCGGATGAAACAGTCGTTCAAACGACAGATGGCATCTCTGCAATGGCAACTAGTCAGCCTGGCTCTATGCATTTATTAGCCATTTGGGATGAAAACAGCCCTGTATTACAAACATTTAGCCATATTGATGCATACGAAATGAACAAACAAGCAATTTATAACGGAAAGCTTATTAAAGATGATGCGATGATTGAATTTTCTCATACGGGAGATGCCCATCTTGCAGCGCGTAGTCATGCATCAATAGGGGTCATTGAAGTGGAAATTGGCGGAGTACATTATAGGCTTCGACCATTTCAATCTGGGCGATATTCAATTATTATTTTCCGAGATGCAACAAGTGGTAACGAAACATACAGTATGGGTCGTATGGTAGTCATCGAGCATTTAGACGATGAAACGGTACTTCTTGATTTTAATAAAGCCTTTTTACCGCCATGCGCATTTTCATCTTCTTTTAACTGTCCAATGCCTCCTTTGAGTAATCGTATACAAAGTAAGATAGAAGCGGGCGAAAAGCAAATCATTTCATTACATTCATAA
- a CDS encoding alpha/beta hydrolase, producing the protein MFAAINGTKIYFDVEGSGYIPLGPKMVKKPVLIAVHGGPGSDHSDFKPWLTPLAEYYQIVYLDQRCNGQSERIDVTTATFEQLADDIEALRNYLGLDKIAVLGHSFGGMIAQVYATRYPQSVSKLLLVNTAPSYDFYKEAKAFAQRIGTQQQVQTIPELFEGNIRDDNHLIEWWDICWDLYWYDYQEELGGDTGSRPIGSLEITNYTFKYLMPQYDVRAQIANLEMPTLIVAGRHDWITPLTQSEIMHSLIKNSQLAVFEKSGHMPFIEEHKDFLNVVREFLLKD; encoded by the coding sequence ATGTTTGCAGCGATCAATGGAACGAAAATTTATTTTGACGTAGAAGGTTCAGGGTATATTCCACTAGGACCAAAGATGGTAAAAAAACCGGTGCTTATTGCAGTACATGGTGGTCCAGGGAGTGATCACTCAGATTTTAAGCCGTGGTTAACACCACTAGCTGAATACTACCAGATTGTTTATTTAGATCAAAGATGCAACGGTCAATCAGAGCGTATAGATGTAACGACAGCAACGTTTGAACAGCTAGCGGATGATATTGAAGCGTTACGTAATTATTTAGGCTTAGATAAAATTGCTGTACTAGGTCATTCTTTTGGTGGAATGATTGCTCAGGTATATGCTACACGCTACCCACAATCGGTGAGTAAGTTATTACTAGTTAACACTGCACCAAGCTATGATTTCTATAAAGAAGCTAAAGCGTTTGCACAACGTATCGGAACGCAACAACAAGTTCAAACTATTCCAGAGTTATTTGAAGGAAACATTCGTGATGACAATCATTTAATTGAATGGTGGGATATTTGCTGGGATTTATACTGGTACGATTATCAAGAAGAACTAGGTGGTGATACAGGAAGCCGTCCAATCGGATCTTTAGAAATTACAAATTATACATTTAAGTATTTAATGCCACAATACGATGTGCGTGCACAAATTGCTAATCTTGAAATGCCTACATTGATTGTAGCAGGTCGCCACGATTGGATTACGCCATTAACACAGTCAGAAATAATGCATTCATTAATTAAAAATTCACAGTTAGCTGTATTTGAAAAGAGTGGTCATATGCCATTTATCGAAGAGCATAAAGACTTCTTAAACGTTGTACGTGAATTTTTATTAAAGGACTGA